Proteins encoded within one genomic window of Nitrospira sp.:
- a CDS encoding flagellar assembly protein FliW → MKCQSTRFGTFEVKDDTLLVFPSGILGFPDWTTYVMLDHDTDAPFKWLQCVDAPELAFVVMDPAYFKSDYQITITTDALIEIQKAEEDELSVVTILTIPSDDPTAVTANLRGPLIMNHRTRLCKQLVLSEDLPTRYPLFASSAQNQTSSAAIPASVR, encoded by the coding sequence ATGAAGTGTCAGTCGACCAGATTCGGCACGTTTGAGGTCAAGGACGACACGCTGCTGGTGTTTCCCTCCGGCATCCTGGGCTTTCCAGACTGGACCACGTATGTGATGCTGGACCATGATACGGATGCCCCGTTCAAATGGCTGCAATGCGTCGACGCGCCGGAACTGGCCTTCGTCGTGATGGATCCGGCGTACTTTAAGTCGGATTATCAGATTACGATTACGACGGATGCCTTGATCGAGATTCAAAAAGCGGAAGAGGACGAGTTGTCGGTCGTGACAATTCTCACCATTCCCTCTGATGATCCCACCGCAGTAACTGCCAACCTGCGGGGCCCGCTGATCATGAATCACCGGACCAGACTCTGCAAACAATTGGTGCTCTCTGAAGATCTGCCTACGCGCTACCCTCTCTTTGCTTCCTCTGCACAGAATCAGACCTCTTCTGCAGCCATACCGGCATCCGTCCGCTAA
- the flgA gene encoding flagellar basal body P-ring formation protein FlgA — protein sequence MNRIGLVSVVTLSLITGAVLPASAGEKAPVRPLFRVHEALVHSAQGLPHARAKRLIYPEQIRGVIHDFVKRELAGRAADCQVMLGEPQQPIALPSGTVDIQVSGGRSDEPLGRRVFQVHLAVNGRFIKTVEATADVAALVDVVVPVRSIKADEEIAADDVATERIVLYDLKQPFAINPADVIGKAAIRPLPPQNAIRLTSVRRPFAVHKGDRVTIEARQGGLSIQTVGVTKSHGELGQTITVSNVDSGKDLRATVVAPGVVRVSF from the coding sequence GTGAATCGAATCGGCCTCGTCAGTGTCGTCACGCTCAGCCTGATCACAGGCGCGGTGCTGCCTGCATCGGCAGGGGAGAAGGCGCCGGTTCGGCCGCTGTTTCGCGTGCACGAAGCGCTCGTACACAGTGCGCAGGGGCTTCCGCACGCACGTGCAAAACGCCTCATCTATCCGGAGCAGATCCGCGGCGTCATTCACGATTTCGTGAAGCGAGAGCTCGCGGGTCGCGCCGCTGATTGCCAGGTGATGCTAGGCGAGCCGCAACAGCCGATTGCGCTGCCGTCGGGAACCGTCGACATACAGGTGAGCGGTGGCCGCTCGGATGAGCCGCTCGGACGACGAGTGTTTCAGGTTCACTTGGCGGTGAACGGCCGCTTCATCAAGACCGTCGAGGCCACGGCTGATGTGGCCGCGCTCGTCGACGTGGTGGTGCCGGTTCGCTCCATCAAGGCCGATGAGGAGATTGCGGCCGACGATGTCGCCACCGAGCGTATCGTGCTGTACGACCTGAAGCAGCCGTTCGCAATCAATCCGGCCGACGTGATCGGGAAAGCCGCCATCCGTCCGTTGCCGCCACAGAATGCGATCCGGCTCACTTCGGTCCGACGCCCCTTCGCCGTGCACAAAGGCGATCGGGTCACGATTGAAGCCCGGCAGGGAGGGCTTTCGATTCAAACCGTGGGAGTCACCAAGTCGCACGGCGAGTTGGGCCAGACCATCACTGTTTCCAATGTCGATTCCGGGAAAGACTTGCGGGCGACGGTCGTCGCTCCGGGGGTGGTCCGTGTTAGCTTTTAA
- a CDS encoding response regulator: protein MSPRSQSPFPHAQPPGGPDLPIEALYLLWDAVPLGVCLLAADSRVIFANRTAARLFHRKPEDCAHYTLSDLLGQTVELHDSLRSSGVWKVPGSAGADSMGATATNDTDSPAFALIEWEQLRVSGIPGVAALLTLCDVTRECELETDRDRLATVADESPYPIVEIDRDGNILYVNPAMVEVLCRFGYDLSGRPDILPDNLPTLVATCLLEGRTLRSQDVVRGEVCYSWTLCPVPSNHLVRAYGIDLTEVYATHRALNATADHLRESNRQLDQALQQAQSAALAKSSFLAMITHELRTPMNGVIGMASLLLDTPLTEEQRSFTHTIQQCGEAQLSLINDVLECSKIEAGKLELESLDFHLRTTVEDVLSQFAERAQRKGLEITGLVHASVPNALRGDPGRLRQVLTNFVGNAVKFTEKGEVTLQAFLESDTPAGVTIKFEVTDSGIGISEEVQGRLFQAFAQADSSTTRKYGGTGLGLAISKQLVELMGGQVGLRSRPGEGTTFWCTALFQKQLVCAPAIVPSAELSGRRILIVDDNESNRTILHHLVSGWGMQDSQARNAAEAMELLTQAAAKGQPYDAAVLDMLMPDKDGLQLAQDIKTHPQGAGVRLIVLTSLIQPGHAERARRAGFAAYLTKPVRHDQLQGCLRVVFGLQQGSGPVTSGTGKLQPAAPPLITRHTLAEQAPRPRILVAEDNVVNQKLAVRMLDRLGYQPDVVSNGQEAVTAFERESYAAIVMDCQMPTMDGYAATRSIRKQEQESGDAQKRAHIPIIALTANAMPGDRERCKAAGMDDYLSKPVKTDDLGLILQRWAPLPTAADAPAPMPRREMSMGDARVFDAAAMLANIGGDAELFDQLIRLFLDRHGILMKDIETAIGQADASALERAAHSLKGTAANLCAPDVVLVAGQLEATGRLGTLTEAPSLLVQLDRTVQELLPVLSRQVTPPASH, encoded by the coding sequence ATGAGTCCTCGGTCACAGTCCCCGTTTCCGCATGCGCAACCTCCCGGCGGCCCTGACCTTCCCATTGAAGCATTGTATCTCCTCTGGGATGCCGTGCCTCTGGGGGTCTGTCTTCTGGCAGCCGATTCGCGCGTCATATTCGCAAACCGTACGGCCGCCCGCCTTTTTCACCGGAAGCCGGAAGACTGCGCACACTATACCCTCTCCGATCTCCTGGGACAGACGGTCGAACTACACGATTCACTGCGATCGTCGGGTGTGTGGAAAGTGCCGGGAAGTGCGGGTGCCGATTCGATGGGGGCGACCGCGACGAATGACACCGACTCCCCTGCATTTGCCTTGATCGAATGGGAGCAACTACGGGTATCCGGCATCCCGGGTGTCGCCGCACTGCTGACGCTTTGCGATGTGACTCGCGAATGCGAATTGGAAACGGATCGTGACCGGCTCGCCACTGTGGCCGATGAAAGTCCCTACCCGATCGTCGAAATCGATCGGGATGGAAACATCCTCTACGTGAACCCTGCCATGGTGGAGGTGCTCTGTCGGTTCGGATACGACCTGAGCGGCAGACCGGACATTCTTCCGGACAACCTTCCCACTCTGGTTGCCACCTGTTTACTCGAGGGACGGACGCTCCGTTCGCAAGACGTAGTCCGTGGCGAGGTCTGCTACAGTTGGACACTCTGCCCGGTGCCCAGCAATCATCTCGTGCGCGCGTACGGCATCGATCTCACGGAAGTCTACGCCACCCATCGCGCGTTGAACGCCACAGCCGATCATCTTCGAGAAAGTAATCGGCAATTGGATCAGGCATTGCAACAGGCCCAATCGGCGGCGCTAGCGAAATCCTCGTTCCTGGCCATGATTACGCATGAACTGCGGACGCCGATGAACGGTGTCATCGGCATGGCGAGCTTGCTCCTGGACACGCCGTTGACGGAAGAACAACGCTCCTTCACACACACGATCCAACAATGTGGTGAAGCCCAACTGTCGCTGATCAATGATGTGCTCGAATGCAGCAAAATCGAAGCCGGCAAACTGGAACTCGAAAGCCTCGACTTTCACCTGCGTACCACGGTCGAAGACGTCTTGTCTCAATTCGCCGAACGCGCTCAGCGGAAGGGGCTCGAGATCACCGGTCTGGTGCATGCGTCCGTCCCGAATGCCCTTCGAGGCGACCCAGGCCGCCTGCGGCAAGTGCTGACGAATTTCGTAGGGAATGCGGTCAAATTCACCGAAAAGGGCGAAGTCACGTTACAGGCATTTCTGGAAAGCGACACTCCGGCCGGCGTGACGATCAAGTTCGAGGTGACCGACTCCGGCATCGGCATCAGTGAAGAAGTCCAGGGACGACTGTTCCAAGCCTTTGCGCAAGCCGACAGCTCCACCACGCGTAAGTATGGCGGCACCGGCCTGGGTCTCGCGATTTCCAAGCAGCTGGTGGAGTTGATGGGCGGTCAGGTCGGCTTACGCAGTCGGCCCGGGGAAGGAACGACCTTCTGGTGCACGGCTCTCTTCCAGAAGCAACTCGTCTGCGCACCCGCCATCGTCCCGTCTGCTGAATTGAGTGGCCGTCGCATTCTGATCGTCGATGACAATGAGTCGAATCGTACGATTCTGCATCATCTGGTCTCAGGATGGGGCATGCAAGACAGTCAGGCTCGCAATGCAGCCGAAGCGATGGAGCTGCTGACGCAAGCCGCGGCCAAGGGACAACCCTACGATGCGGCCGTGCTGGACATGCTGATGCCTGATAAAGACGGCCTGCAATTGGCGCAAGACATCAAGACCCATCCACAGGGCGCGGGTGTTCGGTTGATCGTCTTGACCTCGCTGATTCAACCCGGACATGCAGAGCGGGCTCGTCGTGCAGGGTTTGCTGCGTATTTGACGAAGCCGGTTCGTCACGATCAACTCCAGGGCTGCCTCAGAGTCGTATTCGGGTTACAGCAGGGATCCGGACCGGTCACATCCGGAACCGGAAAACTCCAGCCGGCCGCCCCGCCTCTCATCACCAGGCATACGTTGGCTGAGCAGGCTCCACGCCCGAGAATTCTGGTCGCAGAAGACAACGTCGTCAATCAGAAGTTGGCTGTCCGCATGCTGGATCGACTCGGCTATCAGCCGGACGTCGTGTCCAACGGCCAGGAAGCGGTTACGGCGTTCGAACGGGAATCGTATGCCGCAATCGTGATGGATTGTCAGATGCCCACGATGGACGGCTATGCAGCGACGAGGAGCATTCGCAAGCAAGAGCAGGAATCGGGTGATGCCCAGAAGCGAGCGCACATCCCCATCATCGCGTTGACCGCGAATGCCATGCCCGGGGATCGAGAGCGATGCAAAGCTGCGGGCATGGACGACTATTTGAGCAAGCCGGTGAAGACGGATGATCTCGGTCTTATCCTGCAGCGATGGGCGCCGTTGCCGACTGCTGCCGACGCCCCTGCCCCGATGCCGCGACGGGAAATGTCCATGGGCGACGCACGCGTGTTTGACGCGGCGGCGATGTTGGCCAACATCGGCGGGGATGCCGAATTGTTTGACCAGTTGATTCGACTGTTTCTGGATCGGCATGGCATCTTGATGAAAGACATCGAAACCGCAATCGGGCAAGCCGATGCATCCGCCCTGGAGCGGGCGGCTCACAGCCTTAAGGGCACCGCCGCCAACCTCTGCGCGCCGGACGTCGTCTTGGTGGCGGGCCAACTGGAAGCGACCGGTCGCCTGGGGACGCTGACTGAAGCCCCTTCCCTCCTGGTCCAACTCGACCGCACTGTTCAAGAACTGCTTCCTGTCCTGTCACGCCAAGTCACGCCTCCTGCCTCACACTAA
- the flgN gene encoding flagellar export chaperone FlgN: protein MSTVSQGIATEADALIQRMLEHILAFQALLREEQEAIRCLSFGQFTSVTMRKAQLLDEIRELEHTRRARPVPEGALAGQARQSRQERELVAAIGETDRLNRLNATLIGQSLEFLHGALKRWQKSPESAALYSSSGTAVAAGTGMVRAKG, encoded by the coding sequence GTGTCGACCGTTTCACAAGGCATCGCGACTGAAGCCGACGCGCTCATACAGCGCATGCTCGAGCACATCCTTGCATTCCAGGCATTATTGCGTGAAGAACAGGAAGCGATTCGCTGCCTGTCGTTTGGCCAGTTCACGTCCGTCACGATGCGAAAAGCTCAACTGTTGGATGAGATTCGTGAGTTGGAGCACACACGGCGAGCACGACCAGTTCCGGAAGGCGCCCTGGCGGGACAGGCACGCCAGAGTCGGCAAGAACGCGAGCTGGTTGCAGCAATCGGGGAGACGGATCGCTTGAATCGATTGAACGCCACTCTCATCGGGCAGTCCCTCGAATTCTTGCACGGAGCACTCAAGCGCTGGCAAAAGTCCCCCGAATCAGCCGCACTGTATTCGTCATCCGGCACAGCAGTGGCGGCTGGTACAGGCATGGTGAGAGCCAAAGGATAA
- a CDS encoding flagellar basal body L-ring protein FlgH, protein MGSRSAAMLVCLVALCAHTGCSSSPAAKPTKTDVAKLPPPKTTGSLWQEENGRAYLYEDLRAMRAGDIITILISEKHKGSKSADTSAEKDSTVSNGIGGTGMGYLGLPGIRLGGEAKRGFGIDASAKNKFGGKGATNREDTLTGTISATVTEVLPNGDLRIEGRREVTVNSERQIMTIGGIVRRVDVNTKNTVQSSAIADAKIEYSGLGVVDDVQRPGWFVRILDWVYPF, encoded by the coding sequence ATGGGATCTCGCAGTGCCGCCATGCTGGTGTGCCTTGTGGCGCTCTGCGCCCACACCGGCTGCTCCAGTTCACCTGCCGCGAAGCCTACCAAGACCGATGTGGCCAAGTTGCCGCCCCCGAAAACGACGGGATCACTCTGGCAGGAGGAAAACGGCCGAGCCTATCTCTATGAAGATCTCCGCGCCATGCGGGCGGGCGACATCATCACGATTCTGATTTCCGAAAAACATAAAGGGTCGAAGAGCGCCGACACCAGCGCGGAAAAAGATTCCACGGTATCGAATGGAATCGGCGGCACAGGCATGGGGTATCTCGGGCTTCCGGGCATCCGGCTTGGCGGAGAAGCCAAACGTGGATTTGGGATCGATGCCAGCGCGAAGAACAAGTTCGGCGGGAAGGGCGCGACGAATCGCGAGGATACGTTGACCGGGACCATTTCGGCCACCGTGACCGAGGTACTCCCGAACGGAGACTTGCGGATCGAAGGGCGACGCGAAGTCACGGTCAATTCCGAACGGCAGATCATGACGATCGGCGGCATCGTTCGACGGGTGGATGTGAATACGAAGAACACGGTGCAATCCAGCGCGATCGCCGACGCCAAAATCGAATACTCCGGCTTGGGGGTCGTGGACGATGTGCAACGGCCGGGTTGGTTCGTCAGGATACTGGACTGGGTCTATCCATTCTAA
- the flgG gene encoding flagellar basal-body rod protein FlgG yields MIRAMWTAATGMTAQQLNVDTIANNLANVNTNAFKRSRAEFGDLLYQIQRLPGTNASNVGVFPVGVQVGGGVRPITVAKEWMQGNMRQTSNDLDLAIDGAGFFQVARPDGTIMYTRNGSFKRDNVGNLVTGDGDQLTPVITIPSGALKIDIGQDGTVSVLLPGVTQASQVGQIQLVRFDNPSGLVAMGGNLFLDSFASGPAQQGTGGFSTGFGTLQQGFLESSNVNLAEEMVNMIIAQRSYEINSKTIQASDEMMQIANNLRR; encoded by the coding sequence ATGATTCGCGCAATGTGGACCGCGGCGACGGGCATGACGGCCCAGCAACTTAATGTGGACACCATCGCCAACAACTTGGCGAACGTCAACACGAACGCGTTCAAGCGGAGCCGCGCAGAATTCGGCGACCTGCTGTATCAAATCCAACGCTTGCCCGGTACCAACGCGTCGAACGTCGGGGTGTTTCCCGTCGGCGTCCAGGTCGGAGGAGGCGTGCGTCCCATTACCGTGGCCAAGGAGTGGATGCAGGGCAACATGCGCCAGACGAGTAACGATCTCGACCTGGCCATCGACGGAGCCGGCTTCTTTCAGGTCGCCCGACCGGACGGCACCATCATGTATACCCGCAACGGCTCATTCAAACGGGACAACGTGGGCAATCTCGTGACCGGCGACGGCGACCAACTCACCCCCGTCATCACCATCCCGTCCGGCGCCCTCAAGATCGATATCGGCCAGGATGGGACCGTCTCCGTGCTGCTGCCTGGTGTGACCCAGGCGTCACAGGTGGGACAGATTCAACTGGTGCGTTTCGACAATCCGTCCGGTCTGGTGGCCATGGGCGGCAATCTGTTTCTGGACAGTTTTGCCTCGGGCCCGGCACAGCAGGGCACCGGCGGATTCTCTACCGGCTTCGGCACCTTGCAGCAGGGATTTTTAGAAAGCTCGAACGTCAATCTGGCGGAAGAAATGGTCAACATGATCATCGCCCAACGGAGTTACGAAATTAACTCCAAGACGATCCAGGCATCCGACGAAATGATGCAGATCGCGAACAACTTGCGCCGATAA
- the csrA gene encoding carbon storage regulator CsrA has protein sequence MLVLTRRRGEGVTIGPDVRIVVLGIKGGQVRLGIEAPPNVQVHRDEVHARIQDENRIAAGPGVIPLEAFRQLSNKTSRRGG, from the coding sequence ATGCTGGTCTTAACACGACGTCGGGGAGAGGGTGTTACCATCGGGCCCGATGTCCGCATCGTGGTGCTGGGCATCAAAGGCGGACAGGTTCGGCTTGGCATCGAGGCACCACCCAATGTGCAAGTCCATCGAGATGAAGTACATGCGAGAATCCAGGATGAGAATCGCATCGCGGCAGGGCCAGGAGTCATTCCCCTGGAAGCCTTCCGCCAATTGTCCAACAAAACCAGCCGCCGGGGAGGCTGA
- a CDS encoding flagellar basal body P-ring protein FlgI, whose protein sequence is MSMPRKQQRAMIMQCFRLMMSSGVLRTPAVDPEQLTRSWLSPQPQTTPAPAPRPSVSPWLRRTVVGMIAFLTLSLFSVSMAHAVRVKDVATIEGVRENQLIGYGLVVGLDRTGDQVIGGQFTIQAMMSMLNKMGINLVIDPIQLLTRNIASVMVTAKLPPFVKPGMTLDAVVSSMANAKSLQGGTLLSTPLKAPNQQVFAVAQGPVSIGGFLGGTGGAGGATVTKNHQAAGVVPAGAIVEKEVAVDIDTWDTVSVLLRHPDFTTAIRTAEAIDGTFGKGTAVPVNAGMVKTTLPSAFHGRVVEYIATMEGLDVSVDVAAKVVVNERTGTVVLGEHVRLSTCAISHGNLTISVKNTLNVSQPPAPLIGSTQGQTTVTPDVQTEVAEQESRLIVVDQTVTLGEVVRALNAVGVTPRDLVAILSALRAAGALQANLEIV, encoded by the coding sequence ATGTCGATGCCACGCAAACAACAACGAGCGATGATCATGCAATGTTTTCGTCTGATGATGTCCAGCGGCGTGCTGCGAACACCGGCAGTGGATCCGGAGCAACTCACCCGCTCCTGGCTGTCTCCTCAGCCGCAAACGACTCCCGCACCGGCGCCGCGCCCGTCCGTGAGTCCCTGGCTGCGTCGAACCGTGGTCGGCATGATCGCATTTCTGACGCTGTCGCTCTTCAGCGTCTCGATGGCCCATGCCGTGCGCGTAAAAGATGTGGCCACCATCGAGGGCGTGCGGGAAAACCAATTGATCGGGTACGGTTTGGTGGTCGGTCTGGATCGGACCGGCGACCAGGTCATCGGCGGACAATTCACCATTCAGGCCATGATGTCGATGTTGAACAAGATGGGCATCAACCTAGTGATCGATCCGATCCAATTGCTGACGCGCAACATTGCGTCGGTCATGGTTACCGCCAAATTGCCTCCGTTTGTGAAGCCCGGTATGACGCTCGATGCAGTGGTGTCCTCCATGGCGAATGCGAAAAGCCTCCAAGGCGGGACCTTGCTCTCGACCCCGTTGAAGGCTCCGAACCAGCAGGTGTTTGCCGTGGCCCAAGGGCCGGTCTCGATCGGCGGGTTTCTGGGCGGAACAGGAGGCGCAGGGGGTGCGACGGTGACGAAGAACCATCAGGCAGCCGGCGTGGTTCCCGCAGGCGCCATCGTGGAAAAGGAAGTCGCTGTGGACATCGATACCTGGGATACCGTGTCGGTGTTGTTGCGGCATCCTGATTTCACCACGGCCATTCGCACGGCAGAGGCCATCGACGGGACCTTCGGGAAGGGAACCGCGGTCCCGGTGAATGCCGGTATGGTGAAGACGACGCTTCCCTCCGCGTTCCATGGGCGGGTGGTGGAATATATCGCGACCATGGAAGGACTGGATGTCAGCGTCGACGTCGCCGCCAAGGTCGTGGTGAACGAACGCACCGGCACGGTCGTGCTCGGTGAACATGTCCGGCTCTCCACTTGCGCCATTTCGCATGGCAACCTCACGATTTCCGTGAAGAACACACTCAACGTGTCGCAGCCTCCCGCACCGTTGATTGGCTCGACCCAAGGTCAGACGACGGTGACGCCTGACGTGCAAACCGAGGTGGCCGAGCAGGAGTCGCGTTTGATCGTGGTGGATCAAACAGTCACGCTTGGAGAAGTGGTACGGGCGCTCAATGCCGTGGGGGTGACGCCACGAGACCTAGTCGCGATTCTGTCCGCTCTCCGGGCCGCCGGAGCGCTGCAAGCGAATCTTGAGATTGTCTAA
- the flgM gene encoding flagellar biosynthesis anti-sigma factor FlgM, with amino-acid sequence MEISHNGRAADLAKILLGVQETDRTHNKKTASQQTQSQDRVQISERAKELQRLRANAEQPDTERDARVGKIQQSVEGGTYTVDGKKVADAMIRHVLTDAVL; translated from the coding sequence ATGGAGATCTCACACAACGGCCGGGCGGCGGATCTCGCAAAGATTTTGTTGGGCGTTCAGGAAACGGATCGGACGCACAATAAGAAGACCGCATCTCAGCAGACGCAGTCGCAAGATCGCGTTCAGATTTCCGAGCGAGCCAAAGAACTTCAGCGTCTGAGGGCGAACGCTGAACAACCGGATACCGAGAGAGACGCCAGAGTCGGCAAGATTCAGCAATCAGTTGAAGGGGGCACCTATACCGTCGACGGGAAAAAGGTCGCGGACGCCATGATCCGTCACGTCTTGACGGACGCGGTCCTGTAG
- the flgK gene encoding flagellar hook-associated protein FlgK: MSGLNGLFGVGSNALASFQRAMSVTSQNIANVSTPGYSRQEAVLTETLPENGRPGQIGTGVQVSEIRRSVDSFVEQQLLGSSERIGQFDASQKALSQIQILFNDSNDQGIAAGLNDFFKAWQDVATNPADLTSRTVLLTKADALTKQLNQASSQLSAQRLSLDSQIGSGINDINALASKIADLNAQIKLTEVSGQQANDLRDQRGRFLNELSGLIDISSIEDGSGQVTVFVGIGQVLVTDHTAFKLTGVPDATNNGLLDVRYDGGTGPNTDITSSINGGRLKGLIDARDTTAAGLQTSLNTLTSQLVSQVNTQHRLGYGLDGSTTQDFFTASGTTAGTISLALTDRQKIAASSTATGLPGNNVNALAVANLQTAAVSGLGNTTFQGYYSAMAGSFGATLQGATRDLQGQEILNDQLLAHRAEISGVSMDEELINLLKYQRAFQAASKLITTSDEMLQTIISLKR; the protein is encoded by the coding sequence ATGTCTGGACTCAATGGATTATTCGGCGTCGGCTCCAACGCACTGGCGAGTTTCCAGCGCGCCATGTCCGTCACCAGCCAAAACATCGCCAACGTCAGCACCCCAGGCTATTCGCGCCAGGAGGCGGTGCTCACCGAAACCCTGCCGGAAAATGGGCGCCCGGGTCAGATCGGAACCGGCGTTCAGGTGTCGGAAATCCGCCGCTCCGTCGATAGCTTTGTGGAACAGCAACTGCTGGGTTCCAGCGAACGCATCGGGCAATTCGATGCATCACAGAAAGCGCTCTCTCAAATCCAAATCCTGTTTAACGATTCGAACGACCAGGGTATTGCTGCGGGGCTGAACGATTTCTTCAAAGCCTGGCAGGATGTGGCGACCAATCCCGCTGACCTCACCTCGCGCACCGTGCTTCTGACCAAAGCCGACGCGTTGACGAAACAGTTGAACCAGGCCTCGTCGCAGCTCTCGGCGCAGCGTCTCTCGCTCGATAGCCAAATCGGGAGCGGTATCAACGACATCAATGCGTTGGCGAGCAAGATCGCGGACCTGAATGCCCAGATCAAGTTGACGGAAGTCAGCGGGCAGCAAGCCAATGATCTACGGGACCAACGAGGCCGCTTCCTGAACGAACTTTCCGGCCTGATTGATATTTCCTCCATCGAAGATGGAAGCGGGCAGGTGACCGTATTTGTCGGAATCGGGCAGGTTCTGGTGACAGATCACACAGCGTTTAAACTCACAGGCGTTCCCGACGCGACCAACAACGGGCTCCTCGACGTACGATACGACGGCGGAACTGGGCCCAATACGGATATCACCTCTTCTATCAACGGCGGTCGGCTCAAGGGATTGATTGATGCGCGGGATACCACCGCCGCCGGCTTGCAAACGTCCCTGAACACACTCACGTCGCAACTCGTGTCGCAGGTGAATACGCAACATCGCTTAGGCTACGGGCTCGATGGCTCCACCACGCAAGATTTTTTTACGGCCTCCGGAACAACCGCCGGGACCATCAGTCTGGCGCTGACCGATCGGCAAAAAATCGCCGCGTCGTCGACCGCCACCGGCTTGCCTGGCAACAATGTGAATGCCCTCGCCGTTGCGAATCTCCAAACAGCCGCAGTGTCGGGGTTGGGCAATACGACGTTTCAAGGCTACTACAGCGCGATGGCCGGAAGCTTCGGCGCCACGCTCCAGGGTGCTACACGTGATTTGCAGGGACAGGAAATTCTGAATGACCAACTGCTGGCTCATCGGGCCGAGATCTCCGGTGTCTCCATGGACGAAGAACTTATCAACCTGTTGAAGTATCAGCGGGCGTTTCAAGCCGCCTCAAAGCTCATCACCACCAGTGATGAGATGTTGCAGACGATTATATCTTTGAAGCGGTAA
- a CDS encoding rod-binding protein yields the protein MEIRDFLAGQMDLAQMSATQPAGLDRTNEQGALAQASNKDLHKAGHEFEAYFISYLIGKMRETVPKGLLDRKGEQVWYSFYDQEIAKLATQAGGIGITSFVDAYIEKNR from the coding sequence ATGGAAATACGGGATTTTCTTGCCGGACAGATGGATCTGGCCCAAATGTCCGCCACACAGCCGGCCGGGCTTGATCGAACAAACGAGCAGGGAGCGCTCGCACAGGCGTCCAATAAGGATCTGCACAAAGCCGGGCACGAGTTTGAGGCCTATTTCATTTCGTATCTTATTGGAAAGATGAGAGAAACTGTCCCGAAAGGCCTCTTGGATCGCAAGGGGGAACAGGTCTGGTATTCCTTCTACGACCAGGAGATTGCCAAATTGGCGACTCAGGCCGGAGGTATCGGAATTACCTCCTTTGTCGACGCATATATAGAAAAAAACCGATAA
- the flgL gene encoding flagellar hook-associated protein FlgL, translating to MRVADQQMYNTLLGNLQRSRLQMLTSQEQISSQKRVATPEDDPSSYGQIVLDKSALSQTNQWIRNINFGTSRVNAADQALGQVQTLITRVRELTIQASSDTTSAEGRQSIAKEVRQLQRQLVQLGNTEVAGQAVFGGTKTNVSPFVVTTGDTVTYQGNTETQSISVGENQTVQILVPGSSIFTGGTTNMFDSLRDLLAALESNNRSSIQAGIGNLDLATAQISDAQGTVGALANRLQVTHDALDTATLTISKAISDNQDADLATAISQLSLQQVAVQAASQTFSKIFDASLLNYLP from the coding sequence ATGAGAGTCGCCGATCAACAGATGTACAACACCCTGCTCGGCAATCTCCAACGTTCCCGGCTACAGATGCTGACCTCACAGGAGCAGATCTCCAGTCAAAAACGCGTCGCTACGCCGGAAGACGATCCAAGTTCGTACGGCCAGATCGTGCTCGACAAATCTGCGTTGTCACAAACCAACCAATGGATTCGTAATATCAATTTTGGGACGTCGCGCGTGAACGCTGCCGATCAGGCATTGGGGCAAGTCCAGACTCTCATCACCCGGGTTCGCGAACTGACCATTCAAGCAAGTAGCGATACGACTTCCGCAGAAGGACGTCAAAGCATTGCGAAGGAAGTCCGGCAGCTGCAGCGACAATTGGTTCAGCTCGGCAACACGGAAGTTGCAGGGCAAGCCGTGTTCGGCGGAACCAAAACCAACGTCAGCCCCTTTGTGGTCACCACCGGCGATACGGTGACCTATCAGGGCAACACCGAGACCCAATCGATCTCCGTCGGTGAAAACCAAACCGTGCAAATTCTCGTTCCGGGAAGCAGCATCTTCACGGGCGGCACCACGAACATGTTCGATTCGCTTCGAGACTTGCTTGCCGCACTCGAAAGCAACAATCGCTCGAGCATTCAAGCCGGAATCGGCAATCTTGACCTGGCCACGGCACAGATCAGTGATGCGCAGGGGACGGTCGGAGCGCTGGCCAACCGCCTGCAAGTGACCCACGACGCGCTGGATACAGCCACATTGACGATTTCCAAAGCGATCTCCGACAATCAGGATGCCGATCTTGCCACAGCGATCAGCCAGTTGAGTCTCCAGCAAGTTGCGGTACAGGCTGCCAGCCAGACATTCAGCAAGATTTTTGATGCCTCGTTACTGAACTATCTGCCGTAA